Proteins encoded by one window of Cloeon dipterum chromosome 2, ieCloDipt1.1, whole genome shotgun sequence:
- the LOC135937635 gene encoding uncharacterized protein LOC135937635, with product MTERNQSEGWSKARHKLLKSAVGASSYLFSTSTALTTPQATLIQDTSKVMKSTQTPTSKTGTPQPALKSNETSDCCAGLVQSQSLVTILIWLLVCCFSCLVLSGTVIAWLTLRMSKMQTSSRQIPMDNRAEIPDDPVYDDVAPENSEPGIPENNPVEPLYSEVDPDYASARNPPPEPYEVPLHLMGKAKAGKSSEPVYDDVGPTEPDNIYDDVGPGPSSGPSRNKKSGRKPAESVQYLKVLP from the exons ATGACGGAGAGAAATCAATCTGAGGGTTGGTCTAAAGCTAGGCATAAACTACTCAAGAGTGCAGTTGGCGCAAGTTCATATTTATTCAGCACGTCCAcag CCTTGACTACGCCTCAAGCTACCCTGATTCAAGACACTTCGAAAGTCATGAAGAGCACGCAAACGCCGACAAGCAAGACCGGAACTCCCCAACCGGCTCTGAAATCAAACGAAACAAGCGATTGTTGCGCTGGTCTTGTCCAAAGTCAGTCTTTGGTCACAATTCTGATTTGGTTGCTCGTGTGTTGCTTCAGTTGCTTGGTCTTGAGCGGCACTGTCATTGCGTGGCTGACCCTGAGGATGAGTAAAATGCAAACCTCTTCGAGACAGATACCGATGGACAATCGTGCGGAAATTCCGGACGACCCAGTGTACGACGACGTCGCACCTGAAAATTCCGAACCGGGCATACCTGAGAATAATCCTGTTGAACCGCTGTACTCTGAAGTTGACCCTGATTACGCCAGTGCCAGGAACCCTCCTCCTGAGCCCTACGAGGTACCTTTGCATCTGATGGGAAAAGCCAAAGCGGGAAAATCATCAGAACCGGTGTATGACGATGTTGGTCCGACGGAGCCGGATAATATTTACGATGACGTCGGACCAGGGCCTTCTTCAGGGCCATCAAGGAACAAAAAATCGGGACGCAAGCCAGCAGAGTCGGTGCAGTATCTTAAGGTGTTACCCTAG
- the LOC135936071 gene encoding venom allergen 5-like, translating into MRLALLNFLILAVVLGATDGDDKNYTVRYVDDCDEKYKKFGDHYMCMDDQCYGAVERMPSSLGEIPRIAFVDAVNRFRSAVARGLYPLTPPAKNMKELRWNDELAKFVQKITDSCEEYDGAHSTWISIDGVEADISLLVFFFNNSVGGIHENPVLADDGAIWSFRNRMQKNGRPLYMSPKLIANRNPEMKSRLGNALNARAEYVGCGLAFFIYTAEDKNDKNVVRNLSNSYFMCYLFPGINHGSGEPYYEIGDPECEVPSLYYEGLCSTQEKNKMELKRLPCDDEDFAMRENNSIYCRGEQFFYDYVDEAIPYPYVKCDVLKHKIRFWLLVAMTVLLYASIFYRLFGRILRMVFAPIKIFLV; encoded by the exons ATGCGGCTTGCCTTGctgaattttctgattttggCGGTCGTGCTCGGCGCCACTGATGGCGACGATAAGAATTATACCGTTCGCTATGTCGACGACTGCGAcgaaaagtacaaaaaattcggggaTCATTACATGTGCATGGATGACCAGTGCTACGGCGCAGTTGAGAGAATGC CTTCCTCACTGGGTGAGATTCCACGGATTGCCTTTGTCGATGCAGTCAATAGATTTCGATCCGCTGTGGCACGAGGACTCTACCCTTTGACCCCACCCGCCAAGAACATGAAAGAATTG CGGTGGAACGATGAACTAGCCAAGTTTGTTCAGAAGATAACTGACAGCTGCGAAGAATATGACGGTGCTCACTCCACATGGATTTCAATAGACGGCGTCGAAGCTGATATTAGCTTATTGGTTTTCTTCTTCAATAACAGCGTCGGCGGAATTCATGAAAACCCTGTATTGGCTGATGACGGAGCTATTTGGTCCTTTAGAAATCGCATGCAAAAAAACGGTCGTCCACTCTATATGagtccaaaattaattgcaaacagGAACCCTGAAATGAAGTCTCGTCTCGGTAAC gcATTGAATGCTAGAGCTGAGTATGTAGGGTGTGgacttgcattttttatttacacggCTGAGGACAAAAATGACAAGAACGTCGTACGAAATCTCTCAAACTCATATTTTATGTGCTATCTGTTCCCTGG GATAAACCACGGTTCTGGAGAGCCATACTACGAGATCGGTGATCCCGAATGCGAAGTGCCGTCTCTCTACTACGAAGGCCTCTGCTCGACtcaagagaaaaacaaaatggaGTTGAAACGTTTACCCTGCGATGACGAAGACTTCGCCATGCGCGAAAACAATTCAATCTACTGCAGAGGCGAGCAATTCTTCTACGACTACGTAGACGAAG ccaTTCCTTATCCGTACGTCAAGTGCGACGTGCTCAAACACAAGATTCGCTTCTGGCTGCTGGTGGCAATGACGGTGCTGCTCTACGCGTCAATCTTCTACAGGCTGTTCGGCAGAATTCTCCGCATGGTGTTCGCGCCCATCAAGATTTTCTTGGTTTGA
- the LOC135936063 gene encoding RCC1 and BTB domain-containing protein 1-like has protein sequence MSNCLEKWKIFDSLSKQVKLSLRLAVVFRRHEGVNAIFVTTDGEVFSLVNNSKPEKIEILCEQKIEGFEYSPRQDPSIYAISDSAGTVFAWGANEYGQLGLGTNQGTNVPTKISGNLDEKRVVQVSCGLFHTLALTSDGQKFLTVFSFGSNYFGELGLGHHEDKSLPTKVEGPLSGKVVTAIACEGYASLAALSTGEVFAWGFNKHNILVLTSNDAESQDIPSRVAGLEGVPISRIEFGSYHALALSTDGKIYAWGDSKFGQVGNGSTDPVTVATLVSSPLERVEDIAASGSSDEHSPCVALTESNQVYMWGRCYGQNILRPTITSYSSLDEVFATVVHPATTVRPLRPKEMSRKINNESLNECLKRLFNDSETADFVFLVEGKKIHVHKLILKMRCAVFKTMIQGDWKESRASEKTIDRNSFKAFYAFLKYFYTDELEIQPDTALELLDLAHFYQMNDLQKKIEALIKTGLTVENAALVYDKAILFGTKDLEAYTFKFCLENLTAVVKSAHYNNLSEQVSKDFIRRVAEQGGFKK, from the exons ATGTCGAACTGCTtggaaaagtggaaaatatttgattcgcTGAGTAAACAGGTGAAGCTGAGTCTCCGTCTGGCAGTTGTTTTCC GACGTCACGAAGGCGTCAATGCAATTTTCGTGACAACTGACGGCGAGGTTTTCAGCCtggtaaataattcaaagcctgaaaaaatcgaaatactGTGCGAACAAAAAATAGAAG gCTTTGAATACAGTCCGCGGCAAGATCCTTCGATCTACGCGATTTCCGATTCTGCTGGCACAGTTTTCGCGTGGGGAGCAAACGAGTATGGGCAGCTTGGACTGGGAACGAATCAAGGAACGAACGTACCGACCAAAATATCGGGAAATCTGGACGAGAAAAGAGTTGTCCAAGTTTCCTGCGGCCTCTTTCATACCCTGGCTCTCACATCGGACGGACAG aaattcctgACGGTATTTTCTTTCGGCTCCAATTATTTCGGTGAGCTGGGCTTGGGACACCACGAGGACAAAAGTCTTCCAACAAAAGTGGAAGGGCCTCTGTCCGGAAAGGTTGTGACCGCCATCGCATGCGAAGGTTACGCGTCTCTTGCAGCCCTCAGTACAGgagaa gtGTTCGCCTGGGGTTTCAACAAACACAACATTTTGGTCCTGACGAGCAATGACGCAGAGAGCCAGGACATCCCGAGCAGGGTTGCTGGCCTGGAAGGAGTCCCGATTTCCAGGATTGAATTCGGCAGTTACCACGCCCTTGCTCTCTCCACAGACGGAAAAATTTACGCCTGGGGAGACAGCAAATTCGGCCAGGTGGGAAACGGAAGTACCGATCCCGTGACCGTCGCAACTCTTGTTTCATCACCTTTGGAAAG GGTGGAAGACATCGCCGCCTCTGGGTCGTCTGATGAGCACTCCCCCTGTGTCGCTTTGACTGAGTCGAATCAAGTTTACATGTGGGGTCGATGCTACG gGCAAAACATTTTGCGGCCAACAATCACTTCATATTCATCCCTGGACGAGGTTTTCGCAACTGTAGTCCATCCAGCAACCACTGTCCGACCTTTGAGACCGAAAGAGATGTCCAGAAAGATCAACAATGAATCTTTAAATGAATGCCTAAAACGGTTGTTCAACGACTCA gaaactgctgattttgtttttctggtTGAAGGAAAGAAAATCCACGTGCAcaagttgattttaaaaatgcgatGTGCCGTCTTCAAGACAATGATCCAGGGCGATTGGAAAGAGAGTCGGGCCAg TGAGAAAACAATTGACCGGAATAGCTTCAAAGCTTTCTACGccttcttgaaatatttctacACCGACGAACTTGAAATACAGCCTGACACGGCTCTCG AGTTGCTTGATTTGGCCCACTTCTACCAAATGAATGACCTTCAAAAGAAGATCGAGGCTTTGATCAAAACGGGTCTGACCGTGGAAAACGCAGCTCTAGTTTACGACAAAGCTATTTTATTTGGCACCAAG GATCTTGAAGCTTACACTTTCAAATTCTGCCTGGAAAATTTGACCGCTGTAGTGAAAAGCGCCCACTACAACAATTTAAGCGAACAAGTCAGCAAAGATTTCATCCGTCGTGTTGCAGAACAGGGAGGcttcaagaaatga